A genomic stretch from Apium graveolens cultivar Ventura unplaced genomic scaffold, ASM990537v1 ctg4413, whole genome shotgun sequence includes:
- the LOC141701808 gene encoding uncharacterized protein LOC141701808 has translation MKSLFKTLRKYIKTPWEITGPCSSPEYKTAIPTLKDVRVFSPAIPPTNPIVPTSDPETVYDIQYYTRDQRRNRPPIRMTELKKSDAVKMMKDKKSFGVPDLPPVYLTKTVEEHYNARGGGYVQYK, from the coding sequence ATGAAATCACTATTTAAAACCCtaagaaaatacattaaaacaccaTGGGAAATAACTGGACCATGCTCAAGTCCCGAATACAAAACTGCCATTCCAACTCTTAAAGATGTTCGAGTTTTTTCGCCTGCAATACCACCAACCAATCCCATTGTGCCCACCTCTGATCCAGAAACTGTTTATGATATCCAGTACTATACTCGCGATCAGCGTCGTAACAGGCCACCTATTCGAATGACCGAACTGAAGAAAAGTGATGCTGTAAAAATGATGAAAGATAAGAAAAGTTTTGGTGTGCCTGATTTGCCTCCTGTTTATCTTACCAAAACGGTGGAAGAACATTACAATGCTCGTGGTGGAGGTTACGTGCAATACAAATAA